In Dehalococcoidia bacterium, the DNA window CTAGCGTCACTTTCAGCCAGTCGCCCGGCGCGACGCCCGGGGGCAGCTTCGTCAGCGGCGCCACGAGCTGTCGCTCTTCGTCGCCGACCAGCAACACAGCCTGCCCCTCGTCAATCCGGTCAATGACCGCTCTCTCCACGGCTAGCGCTCCGTCGTGACCTGGTACGTCTGCCCGTCCGTGCGGATGACGATGGCGCCGCGCGTGTCGTTGCCATAGATTTTGGCGCCCGCGGCCAGAACGGTCTGCAGGGTCTCTTTGTGCGGATGGCCGTAGGAGTTGTCGCGGCCCGCCTGATAGACGGCCACCTCCGGCTGGACGGCGGCGACGAACTGCGGGGAGCTGGACGTGCGAGAGCCGTGGTGGCCCAGCTTGAGGATGGTGGAGCGCAGCGGCACACCCGCGCTGAGCATGCTCGCCTCCGCCTGACGCTCGGCGTCGCCCGTGAACAGGAAGCTGACCTTGCCGAACTCCAGGCGCACCACCACGGAGTTGTTGTTCCGGTCGGGGAACAACGGGTCCACGGGGTGCAGCACATGCGCCTCCAGGCTGCCCAGCCGGATGACGTCGCCGCGGCGCGCGACCACCCCTTTCGCCTTGGCTCGCTCCACCGCGTCCACGAACCGCTCGAAGGTGACCGTGGTGTTCGGCTGGCCGCTGACCCAGACCTCTTTCACGGGGAACGCGTTCAGCACGTCCACCAGCCCGCCGATGTGGTCGGCGTCCGCGTTGGTGCCCACCATCACGTCCACCTGCTGCACGCCGACCTTGCGCATGTACGCGACCAGGCCGGACTGGCGGGGGCCGCCGTCAATCACCATCACCTTGCCCTCCGGCGTCCGCACCAGGATGCCGTCTCCCTGGCCCACGTCCACGAAGTGGACGGCAAGCTCGGCGCCGGCGGTCGGCGCGGGCGCAGGCGCGGCGGGAGAGCACGCGTCGCCTAAGAGCGTGACGAGGGCAAGGGCAAGCGCAAAGACCAGGGAACGGAACATACACGCGGATTGTAGCACACGGCGCGGGACGCACTCACGGAGGGTGGACTGTTTTGACTTGCGAATACGGCGAACAGCGTGCTAAGATGGCGATTGCGCCGCGTTCGCCGGACGCCAGTCTGGTGAGACGGTTGGCAGGGCGCTCCCCGGTAGCTCAGCGGTAGAGCTGGCGGCTGTTAACCGCAAGGTCGTAGGTTCGAATCCTACCCGGGGAGCCATTCACATTCCGACCCCCTCATCCGACCTCTGCCACCATCCTTCAGACCGGAGACCGGCGAAAGGGCTACGCCGCGGAGGGATGGCGCGGCACCTGCGACAGCAGTACGAGCACCATGCCTATCACGTATGCGCAAGCGAAGACGATCCACGCCCACTGATAGCTGCCAGAGGTGTCGTACACAAACGCGGCGAAGAGCGGCCCTATCGCGTTGGATACCATCTGGGCCGTCATCGCCACGCTCCGAACGGAACCCAGACTCTTCCGCCCAAAGTAGTCCGCCCACGCGGTCGCCGTCAGGGGTATTATTCCGCCAAAGCCTATGCCATAGACCACCGCATACAGGTACGCCATCGACTCCGACGTCGCGACGTGCAGAAAGGACACGCCAATAGCGGCCCACGCAAGGTCCATGGCGAAGCAGTACCGCACCGGCAGGCGGTCCGCCAGCGACCCCCAGAACATGGTCCCCGCCGCGCCCGCCACGGCGTAGAGGCTGAGAGAGGTCACCGCAACAGTCGGCGAGAGCCCCATGTCAATCATGTAGACGACCTGGTGCAGGTTGACCGATCCGCCCACGAAGAAAGCGGCGCAGCCCACGCCCATCAGCAGCCAGAAAGCCGGAGTCCGCAACGCCTCCTGTAGCGTCCATGACACGTCCTGCCGCAACGCTCGCGGCTGTCTGGAGGCGGTCGCCGTCGGCGCGGAATTCGCAGGGGCGGCGCCGTCTGGCCGCAGGCCCATGTCCTCCGGACGGCGCCTCACAAGCATGGCTGTGGGCAGAATGCCGACCACGGCGACTATCCCCGCGATGCCCACCCAGCCGGCGCGCCACCCGAAGGCGACGATAATCGCCTGCCCGATGAGAGGCAGCAGAGCGATGGCCGCGCGTCGGCCCAGGCTCGCCATCCCCATCGCCCGGCCGCGCAGCCTGATGAACCAGTTGGCCACCAGCACCGTCGAGGAGAGGTCCAGCGTGGCGGAGGATAGCGCCCGCGAGACGGCGAAGAGCACCCAGAGTTGCCAGAGGGCGGAGACCTGGGACAGCAGCGTCAGGCAGACGACGAGGGCGGCGACGCCTCCAAGGATGACGTACTTGGGCCCGCGCAGGTCAATCACCCGTCCAACGCCAAGCACGAGAACGCCCGCCAGGAGAGAGCCGATTGACACGCCAATGGAGAACTGAGTGCGCGTCCAGCCGAACTCCTCGGTCATGGGCTTGACGAAGACCGAGAGTGTGGTATTGAACCCGGCCATCTCCACGAAGGTGACGGTTGAGGCGGCGAAAACGACATACCAGCCGTAGTAGAAGCGTGGCTGCACGGGCGCAGCCACGGCTGGCGGGGTCGCGGCGGTGGTGCGAGGCTGGTCAGTCATACAAACGTTGTGCGGGCGCCCATGGCGCCCGCACAACTATAGTTTACGCGTGAAGAACCGTCAAACGGGCTACTTCTTCTTGGGCAGCTTGTTCTCCAGTGGCTTGGACGCCTGCTCCTTGAGCTCGGCCTCACGCCACGGCAGCATCGGCACCTTGTGGCGGCCCGTGCCCTTGCCGATGCCCCCGCGTTTGACACCCCGATTTTGGCGCGCGCCCTTCATCACTGCGTGGCCCATGTTGTCGTTCCCTTTCCTTGCATGTATGAACTGAAAGCCAGCTATCTATGCTACTCCGTATTTACGGCGCTTGCAAGACCAGCTTTCCGAAGTTAGCCCTGTTCTCCATCGCCTCGTGGGCCTTTCGCGCGTCCTTCAGCGGGTACACGGCGTGGACGACGGGCCTGAGCCGACCGGAGTCGAAGAACTTCAGAAGCTGCAGCAGCTCGCTCTTGCTGCCCATGTAGCTGCCCAGCACGTTCAGATGCTTGCTGTACACGTACCGCAGGTCAACGGCAGGGCTGAAGCCCGCCGTGGCGCCGCAGGTGACCAGGCGGCCGTTCGTGGCCAGAGAGCGGATGCTCTTCTCGAAGACCTCGCCGCCCACGTGCTCGATGACCACCTCCGCGCCCTTCTTGCCGGTGATGCGCCGGACCTCCTGCGCGAAGTCCTGCGTGGTGTAGTTGATGACCTCGTCCGCGCCCAGCGCCTTCGCCTTTTGCAGCTTGTCGTCCGTGCTGGCGGTGGTGATGACGCGCGCGCCGAACAGTTTGGCGATCTGGATGGCCGCGATGCCGACGCCGCTGCCCGCCGCCTGCACCAGCACGTCGTCGCCCGCCTGGACCCTGGCCCGCCCGACGAGCATGTGCCAGGCGGTCAGGAAGACCAGGGGCACGGAGGCCGCCTCCTCAAAGCTCAGCTTCGCGGGCATGGGCACGATGTTGGTGGCCGGCGCCCGCACGTACTGGGCGTACCCGCCGTTCTGCTTCTGCCCTATGATGTTGTAGCTCAGGCACATGTTGTCGTTCCCCGCCAGGCACGCGGCGCAGCGGCCGCAACTGATGCCCGGGTTGATGACGACCTTCAGCCCCTTTTGTATGCCGTGGACGGCGCCGCCGACAGCCTCCACCTCGCCCGACACGTCGCAGCCCAGGACGTGGGGCATCTCCATCTCAGACTGGCCGCGCTGGCCCATGCGGACCCAGATGTCCAGGTGGTTCAAGGCGCACGCGCGGACGCGCACCAGGACCTCCGTAGGCCCTATCTGTGGCTCGGGGGCGTCCTCATCGTACTGGAGCTTGTCCGCTCCGCCAAATTCGTGGACACGCACCGCTTTCATGCCGACCTCCTTGAATGTTTGTAGTCAAGCGCCAAGCGCCCGCGCGGCAACCCGCTCATCGTAGCACGGCGCGGGGGCCAGTTCCAGCGCCCGAACGGGGCCCTAGAACTCATTTCGAAAGTCGCCGCTCACCCTTCGACAAGCTCAGGGTGAGCGGAAATCATCGCTCATGGTAAGCCTATCGAACCATGAGCAACAACCGACCGAAGGTTTTCGGGATAGCTTTTAGGGACACGAAGAAGATCAGCCGCTCCGCAGCCTGTGGTACGGGAAGACGAGGCGCTGCACCTCGGCGACGCTCCGCTCGGCGAACTCTCTGGCCTGCTTGCGGGCCGACTCCTCGACCCGCGGCCCGTCCTCGCTGTCGCGCAGCTTGTCCAGCCCGTACGTTGCCCGGTACGCCGCCGGGATCTCGTCCGGCAGCTCCACGTCCAGCATCGCCGCGTAGGCCAGCGTCCACGCCCGGGGCACCACGCCCAGCTCGTAACCGCCGCCGCCCAGGGCGACCCACGGCAGGCCTAACGACTTGAACTCGCGGACGGCCTCGGTGAATCCATGCGTCGTCAGACAGAGGTGCGTCAACTGGTCCAAGTAGTGCGTGTCAATGCCGAGCTGAGTCACCAGCACGTCCGGCCTGAACGCGCGGACGAGCGGCGGCGCCACCTCACGGAAGGCCCACAGATAGGTGTCGTCGGTGGTGTACGGGTACAGCGGCACGTTCACCGCGTAGCCCTTGCCCTTGCCGGTCCCCGTCTCCGTGACATCGCCCGTGCCAGGGAAGAGGAAGCGCCCCGACTCGTGCAGGGAGATGGTCAGGACCTGATCGGTGTCGTAGAACGCGGCCTGGACGCCGTCGCCGTGGTGCGCGTCAATGTCCACGTAGGCCACGCGAAGGCCCCGGCGCAGCAGCAGGTGAATGGCGAGCACCGGGTCGTTGAAGACGCAGAACCCAGATGCGTGGCCCGCCATGGCGTGGTGCAGTCCCCCCGCGGCGTTGAACGCGGCTGGCGCATTCTTGTCCGCGACCAGCCGGGCGGCGACCAGCGACGCGCCCGCGCTCAGGGCGGAGGCCTCGTACATGCCGGGATACGGGGGATTGTCCCCGTGCGCGCTGAAGTTGCAGGCCGCGGCGTCCGGGACATCCTCGCCCCGGCTGAGCCGCTTGACCACGTCCAGGTAGGCCGGCGTGTGGAACCACAGGACCTCTTCGTCGGAGGCCGTGCGCGGCGGCACGAGCCGACCGTCCGGCCGCTGAAAGACGCCGTAGGCCTCCAGCAGCTCGTAGGTCAGGTGGAGCCGATGGGGCCGCATGGGGTGGTCGGCGCGCAGCACGTGGTTGCTCAGCGTGTCTTCATATACAAAGGCAGCGTCAGCCATATGTCTCCTTCATGCCGGCGAGTCGCCCAGCCCTGGACGGACGCGCTCCATCTCTTTCCGCATGTTCTCCCAGTGCGTCCCCCGCCAATACACCCGGCGGCACGTGGGACACTGAGAGTAGGTGCGCTGCGTGCCATAAACGTAGGGCGGCACCATATCCCGCACCTCGTCGGGGCGGCGCTGCGCCAGCGGCTCGTTGCACTCGATGCATCGGGAGAAGGCATGCGCCGTCCCCTCCAGCGACAGGGCGTCCACCACCTGGCGGAGCTGGTCCGCCACCACGTCGTGCTGGATAAGAAGCGCCCGCAGCAGCCCTAATGTCACCACCCGGCGCTTAAGGATGTGCGTGTCCCTGGTCAGCAGCACGCGGCCCTCTCGCAGGGCCAGACGCACCAGCGCGTTGTCATCAACGTCGCGCGCGAGCAGGGCGTCATAGCCCAGGACACGCAGCCGCCGGGCCAGCCTGCCCACGTTGATGTCCACCAGGAAACGAGGCGCGTCGCTCATAGAGTAAGCGTGATACCCTCCCACGCCAGGCCAATCCGGCATTCGGCGCGGTCGGTAAGGTCCTCCAGATCCCCCCGTATCTCGCCCTGATAGACCAAGCGCATGTGGGCATCGAGACTCGTAGCACACCACTACAAGTATATCGTTTCACTTTGTCGTGTCACAGAGAGCTGCGCCACAAAACAAGCACCACGCGCTTGCCTTGACAACTCCCATTATCATGTGTAACCTTAGATAAGAGGTTAGTATATACAAAGTATTTCACTATGCACAAGTTTATGTCTACATCAGGCGTCCCTACGCCCGCCCGGCTTGATGCCGGGGAATCGCCGCGGTAAACAGGAGGTATCTGCGTGGTCTATTCACTCTTCGTGAGCCTCCGTGAGGGGCTGGAGGCGTTCCTCATCATCGCCATCGTCCTCGGTTACCTGAACCGCATCGGCCAGAGACGGTACTTCACCCACGTGTGGCTCGGCGCCGCCCTGGCTTTTCTGGGCACCATCGCGGTCTGGGCCGGACTTGAGCTCACGGCCAGCAAGCTGTCCGGCCCTGCGCTCGAGGCGTTCGAGGGCGGCGCGACGCTCCTCGCCGTGGTCGTCCTGACCAGCATGACGCTGTGGATGAAGCGTCAGGCGGCGGACATGGGCAGCCACCTGCGCTCCCAGGTGGACGTGGCACTCCGCAGCGGCTCCGTCGTCACGCTGGTGCTCCTCGCCTTCACTTCGGTGGGCAGGGAGGGCCTGGAGACGGCCCTGTTCCTCACCGCCGGCTCCGCGACGGCGGACTCCGCGCTGCTCTACTGGCTGGGCGCGGGCCTGGGACTGGCCGTCGCGGCAGTCATGGGGGCCATCGTCTACGCCGGCACCATGCGCCTGCCGCTGAGCGCGGTCTTCAATGTGACGGGCGTCATCCTTATCGTGCTGGCGGCGGGGCTGCTGAGCAGCGGCCTCAAGGAGCTCAGCCACGCAACGTCCGCCTCCGCTCTTGGCCCACATCTGTGGGACACGTATAACCTCGTGCCCGACAACTCAGGTTTGGGCCGCCTTTTGAATACCGTGCTGGGCTACGACGCCAGCCCCCGCCTGGGCCAAGTCGTGGCCTACCTCGGATACCTCGCCGTTTTCCTGCCACTGTTTCTTCTGGGACGGGAGAAGCCTCCCGTCGCCTCTCAAACGACTACGACGCCAATGTCCACTATGAACAGGAGGCCCGCATAAGCCATGAACCACAGACTTCTTTGCGCTCCGGTGCTGGCCCTCGGACTATTGCTGACCACCGCTTGCGGCGAGGTCAGTAACGCCAGCGGCGGTCAGGAGATCATCATAACCGCAGGCGAGCGCTCGGGCGGCCGCCAGTTCTTCGAGCCCCAGGAGGTTACGGTGCCGGCGGGCGCGCGGGTGAGTTTTGTCATCAAGAACGTCGGCAGCGAGGACCACGAATTCGAGAGCGAGGAGGCCCACGTCGAGGAGGTCGTCGTGCCGCCCGGACGCGAGCGGAGAGCGACCTGGACCGCGCCCACGCAGCCGGGCCGCTACCCGGCCTACTGCGACCTGCCCGGCCACCGGGCGATGGGCATGGAGATGACCCTCATCGTCAAGTAGCCAGCAGGGCGGAGGCTACCGGACAAGCCTCCGCCGCATGGCCGCCACCGCCAGCGGGAAGCAGACGGCGGCCAGCACGACCAGCCATAGCCCGGCCAGAAGGACCTCCAGCGTCACCCTGCCTTGGAACAGCCCCCTTATCACCGTGAGGCCCGCGGTCAGCGGCAACGGCCAGAGGAGAACCTGGACCCATTCTGGCAGTTGGGCCAACGGGAAGAAGGTGCCGCTGGCAACGAACATGGGCGTGATAAACAGGTTGAAATAGTAGTTGAACTGGGTGCCACTCTGGACGAACGAGGTCACCAGGACGGACAGGGCGGCGAACGTCAATCCGACGAGCACCCCGGCGACGGGCGCCAGCAGCGCCAGCGGTGACGTGACGACGCCCAGCACGGCCAGGGCCAGCAGAATGGTCGCCGAGCTGACAAAGGCGCGAGTGGCGCCCCACAGGACCTCTCCGGTGATGACGTCATCCAGGCTCACAGGTGTCACGATGATGGCGTCAAACGTCTTCTGGATATTCATGCGGACGTAGGTGCCCCAGGTGCACTCGAAGACCGCGGCGTACATGGCGTACGCGGCCAGTATCCCCGGTCCCAGGAACTCCAGATACTTGTGGGGGTCGTCGGGCCTGAGCAGCGATCCCAGGCCGTAGCCCATCGCCACCAGCACGACCAGAGGCTCCGCCAGGACCAGGACCAGCTCCGTCTTCCAAAGGCGCAGAAAGACATCGCTATTGCGTTGCCAGACGCGAACGCAGCGGTAAGAGACGGCGGGAAGCGAAGCTACAGACATGGCGATAGACTATTATAGCGGGTGGGGCACAGGGCGCTATGACTCCACACACACGGGAGTCCCGATATGCTCAAGCTGAAGCGTGCGTACGATCCTCCCAGCGACCAGGACGGGGAGCGCCTGCTGGTGGAGCGACTATGGCCCCGGGGCATACGGCGGGAGGCGGCGCGACTGGACGGTTGGCTTAAGGAGCTGGCCCCCAGCCCGGACCTGCGCAAGTGGTTCGGGCACGACGTCCAGCGTTGGGAGGAGTTCCAGCGGCGCTACCGCGCGGAACTGGGTTCGCCCGAGAAGGCCACGCTGCTGCGCTCGCTCGCTGAGAAGGCCCAGACGGGCGCCGTCACGCTGGTCTTCGCCGCGCGCGACACGGAGCACAACAGCGCCGTCGTGCTCAAAGAGGCCGTCGCGGAGCAATATCGCCGGTCAGGATGACCCTGCCCTCGCCGCTTCGTGTCATCCGGAGACGCGTGTGGAGTCCGGCTCCTTCGGAGAGTCCTGCTCCGTCAGGGATATCCAGCCCTGGCGCAGCGCCATCACCACCGCGTGGGTGCGGTCGTTAGCGTCCAGCTTGCGCAGAATGGCGGTGATGTGGTTCTTGACCGTCTGCTCGCTGATCGTCAGCGTGACGCCAATCTCTTTGTTGGACTGGCCCTTGGCGACGTGGGTGAGCACCTGCATCTCGCGGCGGGAGAGAGGCCCGACGGCGCCCGCGGAGTCGTGGCTGACGCCGTTTTCCAGGGCCAGGCCCTGGAATTGGCGGAGAACGTAAGCGGCCACTCTGGCCCTGTTGAGGAGCGTGTACTGGATGGGGTACTCACCGGCGCGCACGCTCCGCACGATGCCAGGGAGGAACTCCGGCATGGAGTCCTTCCGCACGCACGCGGCGGCGCCAGCGTTGATGGCGAGGAAGATGTGCGCGTCGTCATCCTGAGGCACGAGGGCGATGAGGGACGCGCCGGCGCACTTCTGCTTGATCCGCCGCGTCAGGGGCAGGTCTTCGACGGCTTCGGCGCCGAGGTCAGCGACGACTACGTCCGGCTTCGCGGTTTCCAGGGCAGGGAGGGCCTCCTCCAGCGAGGCCGCGGTCCCGACAACCTGCATGTCCGCGTTCTCAGCGAAAGCGGCGCGGAGGCTCTCCACGTAGCCCGCTTCCCGGTCAACCACAAAGACCCGGGTCCTTGATTGCTCAGTCACAAGCCGTCATGTCCTGCCTTGCCTGCATCTTATCATAATGTAAAATGTATTGTAAAGTCCGCTCCGGCATGGTCAGAATTGTCCCTTTTTGTAGTCATAGTGGGATTCCCCGACGTGTAACGCCTCCAGGGGGAGCGGACATGAAACTCATTGCAAGAGCCTGCCGCGCTCACCATTGCTTGTATTCTCGGGGCATGCGCACATGAACGATGCGCCCTCGTCATCCGCGAGGATAGTACTTTTGGGTCTTGGCGCGGCCCGTCCGCCACGCTAGCATTCGTTCCGGCGGGCGACGCTTGATACGTCAGGCGTTGATAGTGTGAGCTTTGGTCTCGAAAGGCCAGGCTCGAAGGCAAGGAGGCGATCCATGAAGAGGCTCCTGGCAGTTCTGGCAGTCCTAGCGTTGCTCGCGGTTCAGCCCGCTCCAGTTATGGCCGCCGCGCCGCAGCCCTTTACCGCAATTGGCGGTGTGCTTGGAGTGGGCAACGGCGCCATCCAACCCCTCCCTGTGGGGTTCATAACACGGGGGGAGGCCGTCTACATCCAAATAGGGTACAGCCCCGCGTGGCCTGAGCTTCAGGGAGCCATTGCGCAGACCGTCCACAAGTCCACCTCACTGGTCACCGACCCTGCGACCGGCGGGATCAAGGGCGTGGGGCACGGCACGATCACTGTCAGCGGAGGCGGGCTTTCGGTTCCGCTCACCGGCCAGTTCACCTTTAAGATATCCGGCCATGTGAACCTGCTCACGGGGAACATCATCGACCTTCATGATGAGGGCGTATTCAACGCGCAGGGAGGCGACGAGGGAGCCAATGGCACCTTCACGCTGGACCTGGACCTGAGCTCGTTCCCACCCCCAACGAATGTCGTGGTTTTTAAGGGAGCCCACCGCTCCTAACAGGGCGGTCCAGAAGCAGCTCCCCCATTTCATAAACTGGGGTCCTGAACGAAGCGCAGGGCAGGGGTGCCCTGCGTTTCGTTCTCACGGGGCAGTGCGGCCCGCTGGCCGGTGAGCTTCGCGGAATCGGGCGCCCCGTCGGAGCATAATCCAATGCGTTCCGGGCGAGCGCAGCGGTAGGGAAAGGCAAAAGCGATGTCCCGAGCAAAAGACACCGTGTGGGAGCGCGATAGGGAGGGAGTCTGGCAGAAGTACTGCGGCTTTCTGGACAACTCGCTGGACGCGTTCATGGGTATTCAGGAGCACCTCCTGGGCGAGCAACTGCGGCTCGTGGGGCAGTCCCCCCTGGGCCGGCGCTTCCTGCCCGTCCGTTTGCCCACCACAGGCAAGGAGTTCCGCGAGACGGTTCCCCTGACCACGTATGAAGACTACCGGGACGTCCTGGACGGCCAACGGGAGGAATTCCTGGCGGTCAAGCCCCACGCATGGATACATACGTCCGGCCGCGGGGGCACCTTCCGCTGGATCCCCTATACTCCCATGGCCTATGAGCGGTTTGTGGACGCCGGGGCCGCATGCATGATTCTGGCCACGGCCACCGAAAAGGGCGAGGTGAACCTGTCGAGCGGCACGCGCGTGCTCTGCAACATCCCGCGCATGCCCTACCTCTCGGGACTGCTGGGCGAGGGTCTGCACGACCGCCTGGGGCTGCGCCTGATCCCACCCATAGACGACCTCCCTGACACGGACTTCCACAAGAAGACGGAGGTGGCCTTCAAGATGGCCCTGCGGGAGGGGGCGCCCATCATCGTCTCCCTGGGAAGCGTTCTGGTGAAAATGGGCGAGGGCATGGCCGAACACTCCCGAAAAACCCGCTTCACCCGCGACATGCTGCACCCCGCGGTCCTGTGGCGCCTGGCTCGCGCCTACGTGCGTTCGCGGCTGGCGGGACGCGGCATCCTTCCCAAAGACCTGTGGCCCGCCCGCGCGGTCATCGCATGGGGGATGGACACGGACATCTTCCGTGAAGACATCCGGCGCTACTGGGGCCACCTGCCCTACGAAGCCTACGCCGCCTCTGAGGGAGGCATCCTCGCCGTCCAGAGCTGGCTCCGGCGCGGGCTGACCCTGCTGCCGTACGCGGCATACTACGAATTCATCCCTGAGAACGAATGGCTGAAGGCTCGCGGAAACGACTCGTACCAGCCTCGGACAGTCCTGCTGCCTGACCTGGAACCGGGCAAGCTCTACGAAATAGTTATCTCCCACTTCTACGGCATGCCGTTTTTGCGCTACCGCCTGGGACACTTCATTCGCGTGTTGTCCCGGGGCGACGACGAAGCAGGCATCCATCTGCCCCAGGTCGCCTTCCACGCCCGCGCCGACGACCTGATTGACATCGCCAACTTCACGCGCATTGACGAGGGCACGGTGCACCGTGCGCTGCGCATGGCGGGGCTGCGCTACGAGGACTGGACGCTGCGCAAGGAGAAAACAGGGAACAGACCCTCTTTGCACCTGTACATCGAGCCGCGCCAGGCCGTCGCGCAGGACGGCCTGGCCCACGTTCTGCACGAGAAGCTGAAGGAATGCGACTCCTTCTATAACGACCTGGACAGGATGCTGCAGATACAGCCCGTGCGGGTGACCTACCTCAGGCCCGGGACTTTTGCGCTATATTATGAGCAGAAGATGCGGGCCGGGGTGGACCTGGCCAACCGGCGTCCGCCCCGCATGA includes these proteins:
- a CDS encoding DUF3006 domain-containing protein is translated as MERAVIDRIDEGQAVLLVGDEERQLVAPLTKLPPGVAPGDWLKVTLDRGELVEAVPDARETARRRARIQVKMDRIFKRPGQS
- a CDS encoding ComEC/Rec2 family competence protein; amino-acid sequence: MFRSLVFALALALVTLLGDACSPAAPAPAPTAGAELAVHFVDVGQGDGILVRTPEGKVMVIDGGPRQSGLVAYMRKVGVQQVDVMVGTNADADHIGGLVDVLNAFPVKEVWVSGQPNTTVTFERFVDAVERAKAKGVVARRGDVIRLGSLEAHVLHPVDPLFPDRNNNSVVVRLEFGKVSFLFTGDAERQAEASMLSAGVPLRSTILKLGHHGSRTSSSPQFVAAVQPEVAVYQAGRDNSYGHPHKETLQTVLAAGAKIYGNDTRGAIVIRTDGQTYQVTTER
- a CDS encoding MFS transporter, translating into MTDQPRTTAATPPAVAAPVQPRFYYGWYVVFAASTVTFVEMAGFNTTLSVFVKPMTEEFGWTRTQFSIGVSIGSLLAGVLVLGVGRVIDLRGPKYVILGGVAALVVCLTLLSQVSALWQLWVLFAVSRALSSATLDLSSTVLVANWFIRLRGRAMGMASLGRRAAIALLPLIGQAIIVAFGWRAGWVGIAGIVAVVGILPTAMLVRRRPEDMGLRPDGAAPANSAPTATASRQPRALRQDVSWTLQEALRTPAFWLLMGVGCAAFFVGGSVNLHQVVYMIDMGLSPTVAVTSLSLYAVAGAAGTMFWGSLADRLPVRYCFAMDLAWAAIGVSFLHVATSESMAYLYAVVYGIGFGGIIPLTATAWADYFGRKSLGSVRSVAMTAQMVSNAIGPLFAAFVYDTSGSYQWAWIVFACAYVIGMVLVLLSQVPRHPSAA
- a CDS encoding zinc-binding dehydrogenase, with the translated sequence MKAVRVHEFGGADKLQYDEDAPEPQIGPTEVLVRVRACALNHLDIWVRMGQRGQSEMEMPHVLGCDVSGEVEAVGGAVHGIQKGLKVVINPGISCGRCAACLAGNDNMCLSYNIIGQKQNGGYAQYVRAPATNIVPMPAKLSFEEAASVPLVFLTAWHMLVGRARVQAGDDVLVQAAGSGVGIAAIQIAKLFGARVITTASTDDKLQKAKALGADEVINYTTQDFAQEVRRITGKKGAEVVIEHVGGEVFEKSIRSLATNGRLVTCGATAGFSPAVDLRYVYSKHLNVLGSYMGSKSELLQLLKFFDSGRLRPVVHAVYPLKDARKAHEAMENRANFGKLVLQAP
- a CDS encoding acetoin utilization protein AcuC, whose amino-acid sequence is MADAAFVYEDTLSNHVLRADHPMRPHRLHLTYELLEAYGVFQRPDGRLVPPRTASDEEVLWFHTPAYLDVVKRLSRGEDVPDAAACNFSAHGDNPPYPGMYEASALSAGASLVAARLVADKNAPAAFNAAGGLHHAMAGHASGFCVFNDPVLAIHLLLRRGLRVAYVDIDAHHGDGVQAAFYDTDQVLTISLHESGRFLFPGTGDVTETGTGKGKGYAVNVPLYPYTTDDTYLWAFREVAPPLVRAFRPDVLVTQLGIDTHYLDQLTHLCLTTHGFTEAVREFKSLGLPWVALGGGGYELGVVPRAWTLAYAAMLDVELPDEIPAAYRATYGLDKLRDSEDGPRVEESARKQAREFAERSVAEVQRLVFPYHRLRSG
- a CDS encoding Mut7-C RNAse domain-containing protein, which encodes MSDAPRFLVDINVGRLARRLRVLGYDALLARDVDDNALVRLALREGRVLLTRDTHILKRRVVTLGLLRALLIQHDVVADQLRQVVDALSLEGTAHAFSRCIECNEPLAQRRPDEVRDMVPPYVYGTQRTYSQCPTCRRVYWRGTHWENMRKEMERVRPGLGDSPA
- a CDS encoding FTR1 family protein — its product is MVYSLFVSLREGLEAFLIIAIVLGYLNRIGQRRYFTHVWLGAALAFLGTIAVWAGLELTASKLSGPALEAFEGGATLLAVVVLTSMTLWMKRQAADMGSHLRSQVDVALRSGSVVTLVLLAFTSVGREGLETALFLTAGSATADSALLYWLGAGLGLAVAAVMGAIVYAGTMRLPLSAVFNVTGVILIVLAAGLLSSGLKELSHATSASALGPHLWDTYNLVPDNSGLGRLLNTVLGYDASPRLGQVVAYLGYLAVFLPLFLLGREKPPVASQTTTTPMSTMNRRPA
- a CDS encoding cupredoxin domain-containing protein: MNHRLLCAPVLALGLLLTTACGEVSNASGGQEIIITAGERSGGRQFFEPQEVTVPAGARVSFVIKNVGSEDHEFESEEAHVEEVVVPPGRERRATWTAPTQPGRYPAYCDLPGHRAMGMEMTLIVK
- a CDS encoding ABC transporter permease → MSVASLPAVSYRCVRVWQRNSDVFLRLWKTELVLVLAEPLVVLVAMGYGLGSLLRPDDPHKYLEFLGPGILAAYAMYAAVFECTWGTYVRMNIQKTFDAIIVTPVSLDDVITGEVLWGATRAFVSSATILLALAVLGVVTSPLALLAPVAGVLVGLTFAALSVLVTSFVQSGTQFNYYFNLFITPMFVASGTFFPLAQLPEWVQVLLWPLPLTAGLTVIRGLFQGRVTLEVLLAGLWLVVLAAVCFPLAVAAMRRRLVR
- a CDS encoding DUF488 family protein, producing MLKLKRAYDPPSDQDGERLLVERLWPRGIRREAARLDGWLKELAPSPDLRKWFGHDVQRWEEFQRRYRAELGSPEKATLLRSLAEKAQTGAVTLVFAARDTEHNSAVVLKEAVAEQYRRSG
- a CDS encoding response regulator transcription factor; amino-acid sequence: MTEQSRTRVFVVDREAGYVESLRAAFAENADMQVVGTAASLEEALPALETAKPDVVVADLGAEAVEDLPLTRRIKQKCAGASLIALVPQDDDAHIFLAINAGAAACVRKDSMPEFLPGIVRSVRAGEYPIQYTLLNRARVAAYVLRQFQGLALENGVSHDSAGAVGPLSRREMQVLTHVAKGQSNKEIGVTLTISEQTVKNHITAILRKLDANDRTHAVVMALRQGWISLTEQDSPKEPDSTRVSG
- a CDS encoding GH3 auxin-responsive promoter family protein; translation: MSRAKDTVWERDREGVWQKYCGFLDNSLDAFMGIQEHLLGEQLRLVGQSPLGRRFLPVRLPTTGKEFRETVPLTTYEDYRDVLDGQREEFLAVKPHAWIHTSGRGGTFRWIPYTPMAYERFVDAGAACMILATATEKGEVNLSSGTRVLCNIPRMPYLSGLLGEGLHDRLGLRLIPPIDDLPDTDFHKKTEVAFKMALREGAPIIVSLGSVLVKMGEGMAEHSRKTRFTRDMLHPAVLWRLARAYVRSRLAGRGILPKDLWPARAVIAWGMDTDIFREDIRRYWGHLPYEAYAASEGGILAVQSWLRRGLTLLPYAAYYEFIPENEWLKARGNDSYQPRTVLLPDLEPGKLYEIVISHFYGMPFLRYRLGHFIRVLSRGDDEAGIHLPQVAFHARADDLIDIANFTRIDEGTVHRALRMAGLRYEDWTLRKEKTGNRPSLHLYIEPRQAVAQDGLAHVLHEKLKECDSFYNDLDRMLQIQPVRVTYLRPGTFALYYEQKMRAGVDLANRRPPRMNPLESEVRDLLQVSGCEVKLEVA